One region of Micromonospora lupini genomic DNA includes:
- a CDS encoding amylo-alpha-1,6-glucosidase, with protein MIERQLQPLLHELVGVVLAPTSALGDATGQIRPTGVQGVFHADARVLSQAELRVDDQELEGLTRGADGPHGARFVGLARWLGDPTPDPTVRVDRLRHATRNGLTEELRIVSTATIGVRATVSVDLGCDLAPIEVVKSGGATEPLEAKTGQPGVLTWSADGISVTVTAPDARVLAADERAVAPRLAWPIDLPPGGETVLRWQLGVEAPRAVVVGPTGEPEWARPEVTADDRRLVRLLDRSLDDLRGLRLAETGTPGDVFLGAGVPWFLTLFGRDSLWAARMMLPLGTDLAAATLRVLARRQGTRVDPATGESPGKILHELRGHEVALPANGLRLPPAYYGTVDATMLWVNLLHDAWRWGLPAEQIEPLLPHLEAALRWLGEHADPDGDGLVEYVDTTGHGLSNQGWKDSGDAVRFHDGALATAPIVLAEVQGYAHEAAVNGAALLDAFGRPGGDRWREHAATLARRFRESFWVDGRYGPQPALALDRDKRPVDSLTSNIGHLLGTGLLTVDEEAQVARLLTTDTLAGGFGLRTMSTDDAGFSPLSYHCGSIWTHDTAIVLAGLARAGHRDAALGLAEGLLAAAEAFDYRMPELYGGDDRALLDRPVPYPAACRPQAWAAAGAVLLLQAAAGLYPDVPGATVRLSPLAGPELGALTVRNLRVADTAVTVEVARTGEATATGLPTPLTPALPTQRRPTNPTTPRR; from the coding sequence GTGATCGAACGCCAGCTGCAACCCCTCCTGCACGAGTTGGTGGGGGTGGTGCTCGCCCCGACCAGTGCGCTGGGGGACGCGACCGGGCAGATCCGCCCGACCGGCGTCCAGGGCGTCTTCCACGCCGACGCCCGGGTGCTCTCCCAGGCCGAGCTGCGAGTCGACGACCAGGAGCTGGAGGGGCTGACCCGCGGCGCGGACGGCCCGCACGGCGCCCGCTTCGTGGGCCTGGCACGCTGGCTCGGCGACCCCACCCCCGACCCCACCGTCCGCGTCGACAGACTCCGTCACGCGACACGCAACGGCCTCACCGAGGAGCTGCGGATCGTCTCCACCGCCACGATCGGCGTACGGGCCACCGTGAGCGTCGACCTCGGCTGCGACCTGGCGCCCATCGAGGTGGTCAAGTCCGGTGGGGCCACCGAACCGCTGGAGGCCAAGACCGGCCAGCCGGGCGTGCTCACCTGGTCGGCGGACGGGATCAGCGTCACGGTCACCGCGCCGGACGCCCGCGTGCTCGCCGCCGACGAGCGGGCCGTCGCGCCCCGGCTGGCCTGGCCGATCGACCTGCCCCCCGGGGGCGAGACGGTGCTGCGCTGGCAGCTGGGCGTCGAGGCCCCGCGCGCCGTGGTGGTCGGCCCGACCGGCGAGCCGGAGTGGGCCCGACCCGAGGTGACAGCTGACGACCGCCGGCTCGTCCGCCTCCTCGACCGCAGCCTGGACGACCTGCGCGGCCTCCGCCTGGCCGAGACCGGCACGCCCGGGGACGTCTTCCTCGGCGCCGGCGTGCCCTGGTTCCTCACCCTGTTCGGCCGGGACAGCCTCTGGGCGGCCCGGATGATGTTGCCGCTCGGCACCGACCTGGCCGCCGCCACCCTGCGCGTGCTCGCCCGCCGACAGGGCACCCGCGTCGACCCGGCCACCGGGGAGTCCCCCGGCAAGATCCTGCACGAGTTGCGCGGGCACGAGGTCGCGCTGCCCGCGAACGGGCTGCGCCTCCCACCGGCCTACTACGGCACCGTCGACGCCACAATGCTCTGGGTCAACCTGCTGCACGACGCGTGGCGATGGGGCCTGCCGGCCGAACAGATCGAGCCGCTGCTTCCACACCTGGAGGCCGCGCTGCGCTGGCTCGGCGAGCACGCCGACCCGGACGGCGACGGCCTGGTCGAGTACGTCGACACCACCGGCCACGGGCTCTCCAACCAGGGCTGGAAGGACTCCGGCGACGCCGTCCGCTTCCACGACGGCGCACTGGCCACCGCGCCGATCGTGCTGGCCGAGGTGCAGGGGTACGCCCACGAGGCGGCGGTGAACGGCGCCGCCCTGCTGGACGCCTTCGGCCGCCCCGGCGGCGACCGCTGGCGCGAGCACGCCGCCACGCTTGCCCGCCGGTTCCGGGAGAGCTTCTGGGTCGACGGCCGGTACGGCCCGCAGCCCGCCCTGGCCCTCGACCGGGACAAGCGGCCCGTCGACTCGCTGACGAGCAACATCGGGCACCTGCTCGGCACCGGCCTGCTGACTGTCGACGAGGAGGCCCAGGTCGCCCGCCTGCTCACCACCGACACGCTCGCCGGCGGCTTCGGGCTACGGACGATGTCCACCGACGACGCCGGGTTCAGCCCGCTGTCGTACCACTGCGGTTCGATCTGGACGCACGACACAGCGATCGTGCTCGCCGGGCTGGCCCGCGCCGGGCACCGCGACGCCGCGCTCGGCCTGGCCGAGGGGCTGCTCGCGGCGGCCGAGGCGTTCGACTACCGGATGCCGGAGCTGTACGGCGGCGACGACCGGGCGCTGCTCGACCGCCCGGTGCCGTACCCGGCGGCGTGTCGACCACAGGCGTGGGCCGCGGCGGGTGCGGTGCTGCTGCTCCAGGCCGCGGCGGGCCTCTACCCGGACGTGCCGGGCGCAACGGTGCGGCTGAGCCCGCTGGCCGGCCCCGAACTGGGCGCCCTGACGGTCCGCAACCTCCGGGTGGCCGACACCGCGGTCA